In Haliaeetus albicilla chromosome 18, bHalAlb1.1, whole genome shotgun sequence, one genomic interval encodes:
- the LOC104322188 gene encoding zinc finger protein 585B-like produces the protein MSVGQGTSEPADGNESDVFEIVLPITVLVLSDDDFLQGDAEEHAVSFPELKKEDEQEVNLNSGVFLKSNVTPSNDSNSLSVWEEKTASNKDSHTEYSEEKWVAENVCNGSKSPLSDWCDAGKDKYSQNYVLPTSSCRTELTEITETSDGKEGGGDDGFQKIPPLLSSAGNEGRDETIKTSRRLTVAAISRHEEELVSVASVLSDGCQEEQPEIHKEMETIVEMEDPDSSENGDNEANNRKRSKFEDVILTSLLEHGLKEERKLTYTCSAPFLNRCSLTSEELLKDVGKPEMNASTSAESNTTGEHIYKTLTPFPKKRYRQQNVVSPHEDPKEFQSQQTGLAWLSNSVTIKPFSKASCSINKHERLKCRFCSSVYKCSAHLKKHVYSAHKDKKIHKCCFCKRTFFFSANLKNHLKFHKKMTRLQKARRNRINARKVRQRSKERKSDAKKKESKYEKFFIKIERDFTPLGVPVTFSCKLCLFASSNPRVFIHHMKGHKERPPYQCPQCDYSCISLSYLLNHMYWHAGYKLYQCRFCTFLSLYFASMVRHSYIHTGAKPYSCEFCQSAFTSTTGLKRHRRLHAGKETCQGQQLDAISERKRTQRPLKSYTCDECNVVFYTRGHLSFHKKFHEQLKATANGYTSQSNEHLKSKICKVASDSQDHVSLSLSGKENDCLSGGMLASEVDFEQAGDVQGNEKMCSGKKFPENSHGSDSLRITGNRSEVPLNSYKMDTVICKEEPLFNSKASDSQDQDDDAYNEFVENLKDTWPSSLSAFKTYKCQHCSYATAVHSDFKLHLKMHRDERLYVCKECNKTFKTSNHLQKHSLIHIKNGYEFGHCLYADSHLENLELHHEIHVGLCPEGDFGSSEGSTSVHSLLGSEVCGVQPDVQWGKENDLLAQSQPRFYQCAECEYTTYVLSNLELHVRTHTGEKPYSCSVCQKKFRTSSHLKRHRVTHFNMEHLKCRNCDYSTNKWLSLKQHLASHCCEESSSTGCLYDQKQLPVKTYTCDECGYSTAHNGNLKPHLRIHTGEKPFKCNQCAVAFRTSSHLKRHLLTHLKLHCRRCKFSTVDKRAFQKHVKTHKKKYKCVNCNVMLPTKKLLEKHKRHHGLGM, from the exons ATGTCGGTGGGGCAGGGGACGTCGGAGCCGGCGGACGGTAACG AGTCGGATGTCTTTGAAATTGTCCTCCCCATCACCGTGCTTGTGCTGAGCGATGATGATTTTCTCCAAGGCGATGCCGAGGAGCACGCGGTGTCGTTTCCAGAGTTGAAGAAGGAGGATGAGCAAGAGGTTAACTTGAACAGTGGCGTTTTCCTGAAAAGTAATGTGACGCCTTCAAATGACAGTAACAGTTTAAGcgtttgggaagaaaaaacagcttcaAATAAGGATAGTCATACGgaatattctgaagaaaaatgggtTGCTGAGAATGTGTGTAACGGATCAAAGTCACCTTTAAGTGATTGGTGTGATGCAGGCAAGGATAAATATAGTCAAAATTATGTGTTGCCTACATCGTCTTGCAGAACAGAGCTTACAGAGATAACTGAAACCAGTGACGGAAAAGAAGGTGGTGGTGATGACGGCTTTCAGAAgattcctcctctcctttcttctgctggCAACGAGGGTAGAGATGAGACCATCAAGACAAGCAGACGGTTGACCGTGGCAGCGATATCCAGACATGAAGAGGAACTTGTTAGTGTTGCAAGTGTTCTTTCTGATGGTTGTCAAGAGGAACAACCAGAGATCCACAAGGAGATGGAGACAATTGTTGAAATGGAAG ATCCTGATTCTTCAGAGAATGGAGACAATGAAGCTAAtaacagaaagagaagcaaattTGAAGATGTAATTCTGACTTCTCTTTTGGAACATGGCTTGAAAGAAGAACGAAAACTTACTTATACGTGTTCTGCTCCATTTCTTAATAGATGTTCTTTGACTTCAGAAGAACTGCTAAAAGATGTAGGGAAACCAGAGATGAATGCTTCTACTTCTGCTGAATCAAATACTACTGGAGAGCATATTTATAAGACATTAACACCATTTCCTAAAAAAAGGTATCGGCAACAAAATGTTGTTTCTCCTCATGAAGACCCAAAGGAATTCCAAAGCCAGCAGACAGGTTTAGCGTGGCTAAGTAATAGTGTGACCATCAAACCTTTTTCTAAAGCATCTTGTTCTATAAATAAGCATGAAAGATTGAAGTGCAGGTTTTGTAGTTCTGTATATAAATGCAGTGCACATCTAAAGAAGCATGTTTATTCAGCTCATAAAGataagaaaatacataaatgcTGTTTTTGTAAAagaacctttttcttttctgccaacCTTAAGAATCACCTTAAATTTCATAAGAAAATGACTAGATTGCAAAAGGCAAGAAGAAATAGAATAAATGCAAGAAAAGTTAGGCAGAGatctaaagaaagaaaatctgacgccaagaaaaaagaaagtaaatacgagaaatttttcatcaaaattgAAAGGGACTTTACACCTCTGGGTGTTCCAGTTACTTTTTCCTGCAaactttgtttgtttgcttcatCAAATCCTAGAGTTTTTATTCATCACATGAAGGGACATAAAGAGAGACCACCTTACCAGTGTCCTCAATGTGATTACTCCTGCATTAGCTTATCCTACCTGTTAAATCACATGTACTGGCATGCTGGGTATAAGCTGTACCAGTGCAGGTTTTGCACCTTTTTGTCGTTATATTTTGCAAGCATGGTAAGGCATAGCTACATACACACAGGGGCTAAACCATATTCCTGTGAGTTTTGCCAGTCAGCATTCACAAGCACCACTGGGTTAAAGAGACACAGAAGATTACATGCAGGCAAAGAAACATGCCAAGGGCAGCAACTTGATGCCATaagtgaaagaaagagaacTCAAAGACCTTTAAAGAGTTATACATGTGATGAGTGTAACGTAGTGTTTTACACTAGAGGACATCTAAGCTTTCATAAGAAATTCCATGAACAGCTTAAGGCTACTGCTAATGGTTATACGAGTCAGAGCAATGAAcatcttaaaagcaaaatatgcaAAGTTGCCAGTGATTCCCAGGATCatgtttctctgtctctttctggtAAAGAAAATGATTGTCTTAGTGGGGGGATGCTGGCTTCAGAAGTAGACTTTGAGCAGGCAGGTGATGTGCAGGGCAATGAGAAAATGTGCTCTGGGAAGAAATTCCCTGAAAACAGCCATGGAAGTGACAGTTTACGTATTACTGGGAATAGATCAGAAGTTCCTCTGAATTCATACAAAATGGACACTGTCATTTGCAAAGAGGAACCTCTCTTCAACTCCAAGGCCTCTGATTCACAAGATCAAGATGATGATGCATATAATGAATTTGTGGAAAACTTAAAGGATACGTGGCCTTCCAGTTTGTCTGCATTCAAAACGTACAAGTGCCAACACTGCAGTTATGCTACTGCTGTTCATAGCGACTTTAAGCTGCACCTAAAAATGCATAGAGATGAAAGGCTATATGTATGTAAAGAATGTAATAAGACATTTAAAACATCAAACCATTTGCAGAAACACAGCCTTATTCATATAAAGAATGGATACGAGTTTGGCCATTGCCTCTATGCAGATAGCCATTTAGAGAATCTTGAATTGCATCATGAAATCCATGTAGGCCTGTGTCCAGAAGGAGATTTTGGTTCCTCAGAAGGTTCAACCAGTGTCCATTCCTTGCTTGGTTCAGAAGTCTGTGGAGTACAGCCAGATGTCCAGTGGGGCAAAGAAAATGATTTGCTAGCACAAAGTCAGCCACGGTTCTATCAGTGTGCAGAGTGTGAGTACACTACTTACGTTTTAAGCAACCTTGAACTACATGTAAGAACTCACACAGGTGAGAAACCTTACAGCTGCAGTGTTTGTCAGAAGAAGTTTCGTACTTCCAGTCACCTGAAAAGACACAGGGTCACCCATTTTAATATGGAGCATCTCAAGTGCAGGAACTGCGACTATTCAACAAACAAATGGCTGTCCTTGAAACAGCATCTGGCTTCACACTGTTGTGAGGAAAGCTCATCTACTGGCTGTCTCTACGATCAAAAGCAGCTACCTGTCAAAACGTACACGTGTGACGAGTGTGGCTATTCCACAGCCCACAATGGTAACTTGAAGCCACACTTGAGAATTCATACAGGGGAGAAGCCATTCAAGTGCAATCAGTGCGCTGTTGCTTTCCGCACATCTAGCCACCTGAAACGCCACTTACTGACTCATTTAAAGTTGCACTGCAGAAGGTGTAAATTTTCTACGGTAGATAAACGTGCTTTCCAAAAGCAtgtaaaaacacacaaaaaaaagtacaaGTGTGTAAACTGTAATGTGATGCTGCCTACCAAAAAACTTTTGGAAAAGCATAAGCGGCATCATGGGCTTGGAATGTAA